The Terriglobus sp. TAA 43 sequence GCGGTATCAACAGGAACCGAGCCCGGCACACACGTCCACCCTGAGGTTCTGGAAGTCATGCGCGAGATCGGTATCGACCTCAGCACCGCGCAGCCGCAAAAGCTCACTGAGGAGCTGGCTCGCACCGCCGATCTCCTCATCACCATGGGCTGCGGCGAGAAGTGCCCTTACGTGCCAGGGCTACGCCGTGACGACTGGCCACTACGCGATCCCAAAGGACTCCCCATCGAACAGGTCCGTACGATTCGCGAGGAAGTGAAACAAAGAGTCGAGAACCTTTTGCAAGCCGAGGCCATTTCCACTTAAGTTGCGGGGGAACATCGTCGTAACGGCACGAGTGCCTGTCAAGCCCCGATACCATTCAAACCCAACAATCCAAAAGAAATAGAGTTGGCATGGTATTTCCGCCAAATCGCTAAAATAGAAACAAAGAGGAAAAGGGCCGCGCATTTGCGCGGCCCTAACTCTTTTAGAAAGACGATTTTGCCCCTAACCCCAATGGGCAGACGATTTTACAGCCACTCCAGCCGTAACCCCAATAGAAAGACGATTTTAGAAAAACGAGGGGGAGGGGGTACCCCACCTTACGGTGTCGTAGGAAGACACTTCTGAATCGTTTCAGAATGCTGGTAGGATTGCTGCGCCATGCGATTCGCTTCCACTGCGCTGCTGATCTTCCTTGCCGCTCCTCTTCTCCACGCGCAGGGTCGCGGCGG is a genomic window containing:
- a CDS encoding arsenate reductase ArsC; this translates as MKTVIFACVHNAGRSQMAAAFFNALADPSKARAVSTGTEPGTHVHPEVLEVMREIGIDLSTAQPQKLTEELARTADLLITMGCGEKCPYVPGLRRDDWPLRDPKGLPIEQVRTIREEVKQRVENLLQAEAIST